The following DNA comes from Novosphingobium sp. THN1.
TGCGGCATTGTTGGCAGTGTCGCGCACGGCGTTGGCTTCGGCATCCGCTGCTGCGGAAGCATCAACCACGGGTGCCATCGGAGCGGCTGCTGCCGAAGGCTCCATCGCCGGCAGTTCGTCCGCGGGCATTTCCACCGTGTCTTCGGCAGCCGCTTCGGACGCATCGTCGGACTTGCCGCAAGCCGAAAGGGCAAGGGCTGCTGAGGCGACGATCGCGAGGCTTGCGTACTTCTTCATCGAATTCCCTCTCTGGGCTGTTTCTGGGCTGTGCGCGGACGGGACACCGCCCGGCGCGGAGCCGAACGAGGCTGTTCTATAAGTGGCCAGAGGCTAAGGCAAATGCATCCTTTGCGCAAAATAGGCAGGCCCTGGAAAACCATAAAAGTTGACATAACGAAAGCCTTATATCGATTGACAGGCATAAAGGTTTCTTTATATGGCGCTCCGCATGAACTTCGAAAACGCCATTCGCGCGCTCGACGACCCGACACGCTTGCGCATCCTGCGGCTCCTCGCCAGCATGGAACTGGCGGTGGGCGAAGTCGCGCAAGTCCTGGGGCAAAGCCAGCCGCGCGTCTCCCGCCATATCAGGATCCTGTGCGATTCGGGCCTGGCAGAGCGCCGCAAGGAGGGCGCGTGGGTGTTCCTGCGCAGTTCGATCTCCGAAAGCTCGGGCAGCCCGCTTGCCGCCGCGATTGCAAGGCTGCTCGCGGTGGCGGAACAGGAAGACACCGCCTTTGGCCGTCGCTGCGCCGAAGACCGCCAGCATCTCGACGCGATCCGCGCCTCGCGGGAATCCCACGCGCTCGACTGGTTCTCACGCCATGCCGAAGAGTGGGACGAGTTGCGCTCGCTCCATATCGAAGACGGCCCGGTAGAAGCTGCACTGACCGAGATGCTGCTCGATCTTGCGGGCAGCGCAGGGCCATCCCAAGCCAGATTGGGCCGCATGCTCGATGTCGGCACTGGTACGGGCCGCATCGCCGAACTGCTGGCGCCGCATGCCAGCCACGTCGTCGCCTTCGACAAGAGCCCCGACATGCTGCGCATTGCCCGCGCCCGGCTCCAGCACTTGCGCGCCGACAGCATCGAGCTGGTGCAAGGCGATTTTGCGCAAATCCCGTTCGCCGCGCGCAGCTTCGACACGGTGCTGTTCCACCAGGTCCTGCACTATGCCCAGGCACCTGAAGCGGTGCTGGCTGGCGCTGCCCGAGTCACCGCGCCGGGCGGCCGCATCGCCATCGTCGATTTTGCCGCGCACGATCGCGAAGACCTGCGCCAGACCCACGCCCACGCCCGCCTCGGCTTCTCCGATGCCCAGATCGAGGCGATGCTGCGCGATGCCGGTTTCGTGCCCCACGAAACCCGCGCACTCGCGGGTCATGAACTCGTCGTCAAGCTGTGGACCGGCACGCGGCGTGAAGCCGGCGTGGGCGAAGACAACGTCGCGCAACTCGAACCACGGCAAAGCCGGAAAGCCCCATGAACGCCAGTTACGATCAGTTACGCGAAGCCCGCACCGCGCTCGACACCCCGCTTTTCGCCGGGCTGCCGGGCGACATCGCCGTGTCGTTCGAGTTCTTCCCGCCGAAGACCGACGCGCTTATGGCGCAGCTGTGGGATGTGGTCGAAACATTGGGGCCGCTCCAGCCTAAGTTCGTATCGGTCACCTACGGCGCCGGCGGCTCTACCCGCGATCGCACCCACGGCACTGTCGCCCGCATCATCAAGGAGGCTCGCCTTCCCGCCGCCGCGCACCTGACCTGCGTTGATGCCAGCAAGGCCGAGATCCGCGAAGTGGCCGAAAGCTACTGGGAAGCGGGCGTCCGGCACATCGTGGCCCTGCGTGGCGACATGGGTGCCCCCGGCGTGCCGTTCACGCCGCACCCGGACGGCTATGCCAACGCTGCCGAGCTGGTCGCGGGCCTGAAGCAGATCGCGCCATTCGAGATCTCGGTCGCCGCCTATCCGGAATCGCACCCGGATTCGCCGAGCAGCCAGGCCGACATCGACAACCTCAAGCGCAAGCTTGATGCCGGTGCGACCCGCGCGATCAGCCAGTTCTTCTTCGAACCCGAAACCTTCTTCCGCTTCCGCGACAAGCTGGCAGCAGCGGGCATCGACGCACCGGTCCTGCCCGGCATCCTGCCCGTTTCCAACGTTGCCCAGACGCGCAAGTTTGCCGCGGCCTGTGGTGCCGCGATCCCGGCCTGGATGGACGGACTGTTCGAAGGGCTGGACACCCACCCCGCCTCGCGCCAGCTCGTCGCCGCGACCATCGCTGCCGAATTCTGCCGCCGCCTCTATGCCGGCGGCGTGCGCGATTTCCACTTCTACACCCTCAACCGCGCCGAACTGTCCTACGCGATCTGCCACCTGCTTGGCCTTCGCCCCAAGGCTCCGGCGCTGGAGAAAGCTGCGTGACTCTCGTACCATCCACTGCCCGCACTGCCTTCCTCGAGCAGGCGAGCCAGCGCATCCTCATCACCGATGGCGCATTCGGCACCGAGATCCAGAACTTCAAGCTGTCCGAGGCGGACTACGCCGGGACGCTGGGCCTGGCCAAGGACCAGAAGGGCAACAACGACATCCTCGCGCTGACCGCTCCGCAAGTGCCCGAATCGATCCACCGCGCCTATTTCGAGGCCGGGGCCGACATTGCCGAGACCAACACCTTCAGCGCCAACCGCATCAGCCAGGCCGACTACGCCGCCGAGCATCTCGTGCGCGAGATCAACGTGGAATCGGCCAAACTCGCCCGCCGCGTTGCCGATGAATTCACGGCAAAGGACGGCAAGCCCCGCTTCGTCGCCGGAGCCATCGGCCCGACCAACAAGACTCTCTCCCTCTCGCCGGACGTCAACGACCCCGGCTTCCGCGAGATCGACTGGGACCACCTCGTCGATGTCTATGCCGAGCAGGTCCATGCCCTTGTCGAAGGCGGCGCGGACTTCATCCTGATCGAGACGGTGTTTGATACCCTGAACGCCAAGGCCGGCGTCATGTCGGTGCGCCAGGTCGAAAAGGAGCTCGGTCGCGAAATCCCGATCATGGTGTCGATGACGCTGACCGACCTTTCGGGCCGCAACTTGTCGGGCCACACGGTCGAGGCATTCTGGTACGCGATCCGCCA
Coding sequences within:
- a CDS encoding metalloregulator ArsR/SmtB family transcription factor, with the translated sequence MNFENAIRALDDPTRLRILRLLASMELAVGEVAQVLGQSQPRVSRHIRILCDSGLAERRKEGAWVFLRSSISESSGSPLAAAIARLLAVAEQEDTAFGRRCAEDRQHLDAIRASRESHALDWFSRHAEEWDELRSLHIEDGPVEAALTEMLLDLAGSAGPSQARLGRMLDVGTGTGRIAELLAPHASHVVAFDKSPDMLRIARARLQHLRADSIELVQGDFAQIPFAARSFDTVLFHQVLHYAQAPEAVLAGAARVTAPGGRIAIVDFAAHDREDLRQTHAHARLGFSDAQIEAMLRDAGFVPHETRALAGHELVVKLWTGTRREAGVGEDNVAQLEPRQSRKAP
- a CDS encoding homocysteine S-methyltransferase family protein — encoded protein: MTLVPSTARTAFLEQASQRILITDGAFGTEIQNFKLSEADYAGTLGLAKDQKGNNDILALTAPQVPESIHRAYFEAGADIAETNTFSANRISQADYAAEHLVREINVESAKLARRVADEFTAKDGKPRFVAGAIGPTNKTLSLSPDVNDPGFREIDWDHLVDVYAEQVHALVEGGADFILIETVFDTLNAKAGVMSVRQVEKELGREIPIMVSMTLTDLSGRNLSGHTVEAFWYAIRHAKPLTIGLNCSFGATQLRPHVKALSDIADTLIMVYPNAGLPNELGEYDEMPQTTAGLVKEWATQGQVNVLGGCCGSTPAHIAAMAQAVQALPPRKMAVPATVTRLAGLEPFVMAA
- the metF gene encoding methylenetetrahydrofolate reductase [NAD(P)H]; the encoded protein is MNASYDQLREARTALDTPLFAGLPGDIAVSFEFFPPKTDALMAQLWDVVETLGPLQPKFVSVTYGAGGSTRDRTHGTVARIIKEARLPAAAHLTCVDASKAEIREVAESYWEAGVRHIVALRGDMGAPGVPFTPHPDGYANAAELVAGLKQIAPFEISVAAYPESHPDSPSSQADIDNLKRKLDAGATRAISQFFFEPETFFRFRDKLAAAGIDAPVLPGILPVSNVAQTRKFAAACGAAIPAWMDGLFEGLDTHPASRQLVAATIAAEFCRRLYAGGVRDFHFYTLNRAELSYAICHLLGLRPKAPALEKAA